The DNA sequence AGATCGCGCCCGCGGACCGGACACGTGCCGCCACCGCGCGCGCATCGCGCGTCTGGATCTCGAGGTGTTCGGCGGCGTAGGCGTCGACCACGGTGAGGCCCTGCTCGACGTCGTCGACCAGCACGATCCCCGACTGTCGCCCGGACAGGGCCGTCGCGACGCGTTCGTCGTGCCTGGTGGTGGCCAGCTGGGCGTTCACCGCGTCGTCGACCGTGTCCGCAAGGCCGGCCGAGGTGGTCACGAGCACGCTGGCGGCCATCACATCGTGTTCGGCCTGGCTGATCAGATCCGCCGCGACGTGCACGGGGTCGGCCGTGTCGTCGGCGAGGACCGCGATCTCGGTGGGCCCGGCCTCGGCGTCGATGCCCACCACCCCGCGGCACAGCCGCTTGGCCGCGGTGACGTAGATGTTGCCAGGGCCGGTGATCATGTCCACCGGGGCGAGATCGTCCGTGCCGTCGACCGTCGCAGTGTCCGTGCCGCCGTAGGTGAGCAGCGCCACGGCTTGCGCGCCGCCGACCGCCCACACCTCGTCGACGCCCAGCATCGCCGCCGCCGCCAGGACCGTCGGGTGCGGGAGCCCGTCGAACTGCGCCTGCGGCGGCGAGCACACCACGAGCGAGCCGACTCCGGCCTCCTGGGCGGGCACCACGTTCATCACGACCGACGACGGATACACGGCGTTGCCGCCGGGCACGTAGAGCCCCACCCTCTCCACGGGCACCCAGCGTTCCGTCACCGTGCCGCCGGGGACCACCTCGGTGGTGACGTCGGTGCGGCGCTGGGCCGCGTGCACGGTGCGTGCCCGCGCGATCGACGTCTCCAAGGCATCACGGACCGCCGGATCGAGATCCGCAAGGGCCTTGTCCAGCTGCGCGCGCGGGACGCGGATCGTCCCAGGCCGGACACCGTCGAACTTCTCGCTCAGGTCCAGTGCCGCCGCGCTGCCGCGCTCACGCACGTCGTCCACCACCGGTTGCACCCGATGCAGCACCGCGTCCACATCCACTCCGCCGCGCGGCAGCTCGGAGCGCAGCCGTGCGCGTGAGGGGGTGGCGCCTCGCAGGTCGAGACGTGCGAGCTGTACGCGGGCGGGCATTCTGATCCTCTCGGGAGGTGGCGTCTCATTCGGGGCGTGCACCGGCCGGGGCACGCCGACGGGTCACGGCGCGCACGGCACCGGTGAACACCCAGGATAGACCGCATCGCGCGACCGCCTGCGCCGCCCTCACCGCGGCCGGGGCCGGGCGCGATCCCGTCACATGTCGAGGCCCAGGTCCAGCACCCGCACCGAATGGGTGAGCGCGCCGACGGCCAGATAGTCGACGCCGGTCCGCGCGTAGTCGGCCGCGGCCTCGATGGCCAGACCGCCCGACGACTCGAGCCTGGTCTCCGGCGACGCACCGTCGCGCCGCTGCACCGCGATCTGCGTCTGCCACACCGGGAAGTTGTCCAGCAGCACCAGCTCGGCACGCTCGGCGAGCACGGCGTCGAGCTGTTCGAGGGTGTCCACCTCCACCTCGCAGGCCACGCCCGGCGCCGCCGCGCGCACGGCCTGCAGCGCGTCCACCACCGACCCGGCGGCCGCCACGTGGTTGTCCTTGATCAGCGCCTGGTCCCCGAGCCCCATCCGGTGGTTGACTCCGCCGCCGACGCGCACCGCGTACTTCTGCAGGTCGCGCAGGCCTGGCAGCGTCTTGCGGCTGTCGCGGATGCGGCACTCGGTTCCCTCGACGGCCGCCACCCACCGGGCCGTCTCCGACGCGATCCCGGAAAGGTGGCACAGCAGGTTGAGCATCGTGCGCTCCGCGGTGAGCATGCCGCGCGTCGGCGCGTCCAGGCGCAGCACCTCCGTGCCGGGCGCGACGGCGGTGCCGTCCTCGGCCCGGGCGAGGACACGGTACCCGTCCGGGCCCAGCACCTCGTCGAGCACGAGCAGCGCCACGCCGACGCCCGCGACCACGCCGTGCTCACGGCTCACGACAGCCGCCTCGCCGCGCGCGTCGGCGGGGATCGTGGCGTCGGTGGTGACGTCCGGCCCGTAGCGCAGGTCCTCGTCGAGGGCGACGCGGATCAGCGTGCGCGTCGCCTCCACGTCGTACCCGTGCTCCGCTGCCCGTGCGTCGGCGTCCTGCGTCGTCATCTGTCGGCTCCTGCGGTCTCGAGGCGGAACTCCATTGCCGGCCCGCCGGTCGGGGAATCGGGCAACACGGGACGGGGCATCGCACCCTCCCCCTGCTCGAACACGATGCTGCGCGCCCATTCCGGGCGTGCCGCGGGATGGTCGTCCCGAGTGTGACAGCCGCGGGTCTCCGTCCGCAGCTCCGCCGCCGTCAGCACCGCGGCGGCCGCTATCGTCAGCGCGGCGTCCTCGGCACCGGACCGGGTGCGCACGATCGCGGGCCGCGCCGCCGTCGTGATCCCGGCCGCGGCGGCGGCAAGGCCGTCGGCGGAGCGTGTCACGGAGCAATGCGCGGTCATCATCTCCTGCACACGTCCCCGCGGCGCTGCGGGGGCCAGCCGGAACGCGGCGTCGAGCACCTCGGGGTTCATCGCCGCCCGCCCCACCGCCGCGAGCCCGGCGCGCTCGCCCACCACGAGCCCCTCGAGGAGGCTGTTGGAGGCCAGCCGATTGCCGCCGTGCAGGCCGGTGCGCGCCACCTCGCCCGCGGCGAAGAGGCCGGGAACCCCGGTGCGCCCGTGCACGTCGGTCACTACGCCTCCGCAGGAGAAGTGCGCCGCGGGTGCGACGGGGATGCGGTCCGCCGTCGGGTCTACCCCGATCCGGCGGCACGCCGCGGTGACCGTGGGGAACCGCGCGGCGAAACCCTCGACGGCGCGGGCGTCGAGGAACACGTGCGCGGCCCCCGTCTCCCGCATCCGCGCGGCGATGGCACGCGCGATGACGTCGCGCGGCGCCAGGTCGCCCATAGGGTGCACGCCGTCGGTGACCGAACGGCCGCGTGCATCGACGAGCACCCCGCCCTCTCCGCGGACCGCCTCGCTGACGAGCGGGCTGCGCCCCTGCGCTCCGGGGACATACAGCGCCGTCGGGTGGAACTGGACGAACTCGAGGTCGGCGGCCTGCGCCCCGGCGTCGAGCGCCAGGGCGATCCCGTCGCCGGTGGCCGCGGCCGGGTTGGTGCTCACCGAGAAGAGGCGGCCCAGGCCGCCGGTCGCGAGCAGCACGGACGGCGCATGCACCACGCCGTGCCCGTCCGCGGTCACGACCAGCACGCCCGTCACCCCGCGGTGGTCGGTGCACACCCGCAGCACCGTCGCACCGGTGACACGGGCGATGCCGGGCTCCCCCGCGCCGCAGGCGGCGTCGAGGGCCCGCTGGACCTCCGCTCCCGTGGCGTCTCCGTGCGCGTGCAGGATCCGGCGCACCCGGTGGCCGCCCTCGCGCGTCGCCGCGTAGTCGCCGTCCGGGGCGCGGTCGAACTCTGCGCCGGATTCGACCAGCCAGGTGAGCACGCGCGGGCCGTCGGCGACGATCGACTCGACGGCCGCACGGTCGCACAGCCCCGCACCCGCATCGCAGGTGTCGTCGGCGTGCGCGTCCGGAGTGTCGTGTCCCGCCCGGGCCACCGCGACGCCGCCCTGGGCGAAAGCCGTGGACGTGTCCGCCGACGCATCCGTGCCACGTTGCGGTGGGACGCCCTTCTGCAGCACCAGGACCGCGAGCCCGCGCCGGGCCGCCGCCCGCGCCGCGCTGAGCCCGGCCGCTCCGCCGCCGACGACGACGAGATCCGCGTGCGCCTCCCACTCGACCGTGGGCACGGCCGGGCCCACGGCCCGGCCGGCACCGGTCATCACTCCCCGCTGCCGGGGTTGCCGTGCTCGATCATGCGCTCGACCGAACGCCGGGCGGCGTCCGCCGTCTGCTCGTCCACGTGCACCTCGTCCGCGCCCGCGGCGAGGCTCCGCAGCAGAGCCGCGGGCGTGATCATCTTCATGTACGGGCACGCGGCGCGGTCGTTCACCGGCTGAAAGTCCACCTCCGGCGCGGCCTTGCGCAGTTGGTAGAGCATGCCCACTTCGGTGGCGACGAGCACTTTCTTGGCCGCCGTCTGCGACGCCTGGTCCAGCATCCCGCCCGTGGACAGGATCTTCACCCGCTCCTCTGGAACGGTGCCCTCGCCGGCCAGGTAGAGCGCCGACGTGGCGCAGCCGCACTCGGGATGCACGAACAGCTCGGCGTCGGGGCTGGCCTCCACCTGCGCGGTGAGCTCGTCGCCGTTGATCCCGGCGTGCACGTGGCACTCGCCCGCCCAGATGTGGATGTTGTCGCGGCCGGTCACCCGCTTGACGTGGGCGCCCAGGAACTGGTCCGGCAGGAAGAGCACCTCGCGGTCCGGGTCGATGGATTCGACCACGTCGACCGCGTTGGACGACGTGCAGCAGATGTCGGTCAGCGCCTTCACCTCGGCCGTCGTGTTGACGTAGGAGACGACGACGGCGTCAGGGTGCTCGGCCTTCCACTCGCGCAGGTCGGCGCCGGTGATGGAATCGGCCAGCGAGCAACCGGCGCGTTCGTCCGGGATGAGGACCGTCTTCTCCGGGCTGAGGATCTTGGCCGACTCGGCCATGAAGTGCACGCCGCAGAAGACGATGGTCTGCTCGGGCGCCGCGGCCGCGGCGCGGGCCAGGGCCAGCGAATCGCCTACGTGGTCGGCGATGTCCTGGATGGCCGGCAGCTGGTAGTTGTGCGCAAGGATCGTGGCGTTGCGCAGCTTCGCCAGGCGGCGGACCTCCGCGGCCCACTCCGGTCCTGCCTCCACCCCGGTGTAACCGCCAGGGCCGTCGACGATCCGTGCGGCCAGCTCCGATTCGAGCCGCACCGGCTGGGTCAGCGTGGTCGTCATGGCTTCACTCCTCACCGAAAGATGCCGCGGGGCATCGCACGTGCCGCCCGCACGGTCGGTGAACCGACGCGGGCCCGGTCTGGGACCGCCCGTGCGCAGAGGCGCGTTTGAAGGCGGTCGGGTTTTCGACTTACAATCGAAAACATGCCACATGATAGCACCATGCAGCACGAGGTACTGGTCGCGGTATTCCAGAAACGCGGTGACGAGCTCTGCGTGCTCCTGTGGCAACGCGCACTCGCACCCGAGTCCGGCACCTGGTCGCTGCCTGGCGGGGCACTCGGCGCCGACGAGGATCTGCCCGCCTCCGCCACCCGCCAGCTGGCGGAGAAGGTCGACGTGCAGGAACTGGCCCACCTCGAGCAGCTGTCGGTGTTCAGCGACCCGCACCGCGTACCCGGGCCGCGCACCATCGCCTCGACGTTCCTCGGGTTGATCCCCTACCCCTCCGATCCGCACCTGCCGCCCGACACCCGCTGGCATCCGGTGTCGGACCTGCCGCAGACGAGCTTCGACCACGGCGTCGTCCTCCGGCACGCGCGCCGCCGCCTGGCCGCCAAGCTGTCCTACACCAACATCGCGTTCGCCCTGGCCGCCGAGGAGTTCACGATGTCGGCGCTGCGCGACCTGTACACGTGCGCGATCGGCCATGCGGTGGACACCACCAACCTGCAGCGCATCCTGCGCCGCCGGGGAGTCATCACACCGACGGGGAGGACCGCGCCCCCGGGGCGCGCAGGCGGCAGGCCCGCCGCGCTGTTCCGGTTCACCGAATCGCGGTTGCGGGTGACGGACGAGTTCGCGGTGCTGCGTCCTCCGGTGTGAGGCGTGCGAGCGCACAGCGCATCGGCCGGTGCCGCGCCGTGCTGACGCCGCCGGCCCCGGTCCTCACCAGTCGAGCGCACGTTCATAGCGGAACCAATGACCGTCGAGCGGCTCATGGGTGCCGTACGACGGTTCCGGCGGGCCGTCCACCGAGTACGCCCATCCCTGCTCGAGGTTGAACATCGTATTGCGGGCGTCCACGAAGTACACGTCTCCCGACCGCACATACACCCTGCCCACCTCGAACCGACCGATCCTGAAACCATCTGGGCTCGTTGGCATTCCGGCGTCCAGCGCCTGCATGGCCGCAGCGTCGAACTCCGGGCGCGCATCGGCGAACTCCGGAGGCACGACGACGAGCGCGACCGTCGACCCGAGAGCCGTGACGACCGGCCACAGAAGCTGCCACCACGACCAGGACCGACGGTATCCGATCGTGTACACCGTCGAGATCGCCCAGCACAGAGCCGCCAACGCCAGCATCGCCCAGCCTGCTGCCGCAGTGAACATCCAGGCGAAGCCCCGCGGCCACCAGTGCCCCATCGAGAGGAGAAGCAGAATCAGCGCGGCGGCCGTACCGGCCATGGTGACCGCCCACCTGACGTGGTGCCCGCGTTCCTGCGCGACGCGACGGCCCGAAAGTCTTCTCACAGCCGACATCCTTGCCGATACGTGCGACATTTCCGACGACGATGAAGGATCGTCCGCATGTCGTAACCTTTCCGCCGTGGCCTACGACGCGCTGGCGGAGAGCATCGCGCTCATCGAATCGAGAACGCTCACGCCCGTCCTTCGGCTGAGCCGGCGCCGCCGATTCGCCGCGATGGCCTTCGACGTGGACGGCGACGTCGCCGCCACCATGTTCCTGCGCCGCGGCGCAGGCCGCGTGCACGAGGAGATCCACATCCTGACTCTGCGCGGGTCCACCTGGCATCTTCTCGGCGGCGGCGGAGCGGCTGTGAGTCTCGATGACTGCGAGGATCTCCTTGCGGAACGGCCGTCCACGCCGCCCCTGGCGACGACGAGTTCCTCCAACGCTCTCCACGGCATCAGCCGGCGGACGATGACGGCGGGAGGTTCGGGACGGATTCGAGACGACGCCGGACGCGCCGGGCCCCGGGCGTGGCGGGGACGATGGATCGGCTACTCCACGGTGCTGGCGAGTCGGCGCGTCGAGTGGGTGCGAGTCGACGACCGCACCATCCCCGTCCCCTGGCACGGCCGGGTGCTGATCGCCCGGAGAGACCGCCGCCCCCTGAACGTCGTCGCGTTCGACGCCAACGCGACGGAGCTCGGTCTGGCTCGACTACCCGAGACATGACGGAGACAGCAGAACCGGTCCCAGCCTCGCCTGCCGTCGGCGTCGGCGTCGGCGAAATGCCTACTGCCACTCCCGGATCACGGTGTGATCGACGATCCGCCGCAGCCATGGTCGGCCACCGACCGTGCGGGGCCCGGCCCGGCGCCCGACTCGGAACCGTCGCCTGTCGGCGTCACCGGCTGCGCCCCGCCTGATCCCAGGTCCGCGTCCGGAGCGAGCAGCACGGCGACCAGATAGACCAACCCCGCGGCCAGCGGCTGCATGACCAGAGCGATCCACAGTTCCACCGACGGCGCCTGCACCACCACCTGCCCCACCATCGAGTCCAGCGCGGACGCCCCCGGCCAGTCGAACCTGTTCTGCGCAATCAGGTCCCCCATGCCCGCCGCGAGCCACGCGCCGGCCACTCCGCCCACGATCACCGCCACTGCCGTCAACGGTCCGCGAATGCTGCGCCAGGCCCAGGCGGCCGCGCCGGTCACGACACCGACGACCACCGAGATCCACACGAAGATCGCCAGCGCGTCGAACTCGTGGTTGGCCGACATGTCCACGGACAACAACAGTCCACCATGGGCCACCACCTGCGTCCGCCCCGGTGCCAGCAGGCCCCAGACGACGCCGCCGAGCACCCCCGCGAGTGCGCAGCCGATGCCGACGAGAGTGGCGCCCCGCGCGGGCGAGAAAGTCCTCACCCGGCCAGCCTAGAGGGTCAGTCGCCGACGACGTCGACGGCGCGGCGGGGTGCCCACGCTCCGCACATTCTGGGCCCGCAATTCCACATCAGAACACTCTTGCGATCGAATGCGTGTTCCTCAATTCCCGTATGCAAGGGGATCGGGGGATGCCATGGGGTTGGACACGCAGGAGAGCGCAGCGCAGGGGCACGCGGCGCGGCGGACCGTTTTTGAGCAGGCTGCAGCCAGCGACACCTGTGTCCTCGACGGGAACGCCACCGTGGTGGGGCCCGATGCGTCACGGCGTCGCGACAACATCGGATCATTCGCCGAGCTGGTGATGGCGCCGCTTTCCGAAGGGCTGTGGCAGCACTCCGAGAAAGAGCTGGGCGCATGGACCGCCGAGATCGCCGCCTGGGAACTGTCCCTGCAGGTCGGGAAGCTGCGCATCTGCGCCGAGCAAGTCACCCGTCGCACCGACGTCCTCGGTCTGAGCGAGACCCGCGCGATCAACCGCACCGGCGACGAGCTCGCCGCACGCAGCCGCATCGGCACCGGCAGCGCCCGTTCCACCGTCGTCTTCGCCGTCGCCGTGTCCTCCCGCCCCGCCGTACTCGCCGCCATCGCGCGTGCCGAGGCCACCGAGGCACAGGCCAAGGCGATCCTGCGGCTGATCGCCTCGCTGCCCGAGGACGACCCCGATTCCATCGCGTTGGCCGACCAGATCGAGGCGGTGCTCCTCGACACCGCCCGGTCCTGCCGCAGCGCCCAGTCCGGTGCATTCGCCGACGCGGTCACCAAGTTCGACGCGGTCCTCAACCCCGACGGCACGCCGCCCGCCGACGACCCCGAACGCAACGAGTTCTCCGTCGCCCGGTTGCTCAACGGCCGCTACCGCGTCCGCGGCGACGTCGACGCAGAGACCGGCGAGCAGATCCACGCCGCGCTCTCCCCCCTGTCCGCACCGCGGCCGGAGGACGACGGCACCCGCGATCGCCGCGGTGCCGCCCGCCGCCGTGCGGATGCGCTCGCAGAGATCATCCGCCGGTACCTGTGCGGCCTCGGCCCCGACGACCAGCCGGATTCTTCCAGCGGAGCCCCCGCGGGAGACGCCCCAGGTGCGGAGAACACCGACGGCGGGAGCACCGCCGGCGATGCGGACGAATCCGCCGACGGAGCGGGGACCACCGCTGCCGACGAGCCGGCGGAACGCTCCGGGGGCAGCACCGACCACGGCCGTGGCCGCCCGCAGTGCGAGGTACTGCCGGGAGGCAACGCCCGCCCCCAGGTGCACGTGCACATCCGGGCCCGCGACCTCGCCGACCTGCCCGCCGACCAGGACCAGCTGCTGTCGCTGCTGCGGCAGGGGCGGGTCCACGACATGTTCACGCTGCTGCAGTCCGGCTGGACCGGACACCACGGCACCATGTCCACCTCCGTACTGCGGCGGATGGCGTGCGATTCTGCCGTCACCCCCATCCTCATCGACGGCCGCGGCACGCCCCTCGACCTGGGCCGCACCGCACGGCTGGCCTCCCGGGCACAGCGCCGCGCACTCGCGGCCCGCGACCACGGCTGCGCATTCCCCGGCTGCACGCGGCCCATCGCCTGGACCGACGCGCACCACATCATCCACTGGGCCGACGGAGGGCCCACCGACCTCGACAACCTCGTCCTGCTGTGCACCGCGCACCACCGGGCCGTGCACAACGACGGCTGGGACATCGCCATGTCGGAGCACCGCCGGCCCGTGTTCCGGCCGCCTTCCGGCATCGACCCCTTCCGGCGGTGGATCGACCACGAGGGGCTCACCACGGCGGAACCCGACGGGCCGCCCGACATCCACGGCAGTGCTCCATAGCCCCCAATAACGCCCCCACAGCCCCCTGACGCCGAACCCCCGCGCCGCACGGCGACACGGGGGCAGGGGTGCGCGCGCAGGCCTCAGCGGCGCCCGACGTCGGTCGTCTTCTCCGCCACTGCGGTCAACAACGCGATCACGAGTATCCCCAGGAACGCGTTGAGCACCGCGGTGATCAGCCGCGCCACCCAATCGGTACCGCTGAGGAAAGGCAACACCACGGCCGCGAACACGAACAGACCCGCGATCCAACGGAAGAACGTCAACGGCGACGGAACCAGGTTGAGGAACATCCACAGGACGGCGCCGGCGACCAGCCCGCCCACTCCCCCGATCAGCGCCGAATCCCACGGGTCCTGCTCCCCGTCCACCCACGCCGAACCGAGAGCGTGCGAGGTGTAGACGGCGTTGATGATCGCAGTGACGACGAACCCCGCCACCGCCGCGACCAGCGCCGTGGCCACCGCGCCCGCCGCGAACTGCGCGTGATCGATGACGGCGCCGTTCGGCGACTTCTCCGGACCTCCACCCGGCGCGGCCCGTCGCCCCGTCCCCTCGTTTCCGGCGGGACGTCCCGCGTAGGCCTGCGTCTCATACGCCTGGGTCTCGTACCCGCGATCGCGGTATTCGGGCCCCTGCGGATACCCCTGCCCCTGATAGCCATGCCCCCGGTATTCGCGGCCGTAGTTGTCGGTCATGAGTTCCCCGTTCCCGTCGACACCATGCCCCGAGGATAAAGAACCGCACGCGGATAAAGAACCCGCCGCGCAGAACCCGCCGGCGCGTGTCGGAATCATGCCCGCCTGCCACGACGTGCCATGATCGTTCGATGCGCGACCAGCGACTGATCCGACGGCGCACACCCGAATCACGGGCGGTCGCCGAGCGGACGCAGACCGTGATGGAGCTGACGTCCCGCCTGAACACGCTGCTCCACAGCGACATCGAGGCCCGCACTGCGCTTCTCGACCGGATCCTGGGGCGCCCTGCGCCGGGCACATTGACCCTCTACCCGCCGTTCTACTGCGACTACGGCCTGGGGCTGGAGTTCGGCGAGCACGTGTTCGTGAACCAGAACTGCTCGTTCTACGACATCGGGGGAATCGCCATCGGCGACCGGGCGATGATCGGCCCCGGGGTCACGCTGACCACTGCCGGTCACCCGGTGGAGCGGGCCCGGCGATACGACGGGATCACCGCCGCACCGATCGTCATCGGCGCGGACGTCTGGATCGGCGCGAACGCCACGGTGGTGCCGGGCGTCCGCATCGGCGCCGGCTCCGTCGTCGCCGCGGGCGCCGTGGTGGCGAAGGACGTCCCTGTCGATCACCTCGTCAGCAGCGCCGGCCACATCGCGCGACGCGACCTCGCATCCGCCACCACGCCGCGGGCACGTCGGCCTCCGACACCCTGATCAGCGCAGGTCCAAGGCCGAAGAGTCCACCCGCCCATGCCGGGAGCACTGCGCCCACCAGCCGTCGGGCCGCACCTGCACCACCATGCGCCGCGCGCACACCCCGCAGTACCGCGGCGGCTGCAGGCATTCCGCCACCCGCCCGGCGAGCCCCGCCGCCTGTGCTTGCGCACCCGACTCGATCTCCGCACCCGTGTTCACGTCGAACCGCTGCGCGCCCACGTCCAGCGGGCCGCCGACGAGCAGCTCGGCGCCGGACCCCTCCGCGATGATCACAGCGTCGCGTTGAGCGCCTTGACGGGCATGGTCAGCTCGCCCAGCAACGCGAGGTCCGTCTCCGGCGGCCGGCCCAAAGTGGTCAGGTAGTTGCCCACGATCACGGCGTTGATGCCGCCGAGAAGGCCCTTGCGCGCGCCCAGGTCGCCCAGGGTCAGCTCCCGGCCGCCGGCGAACCGTAGCATGGTGCGCGGCAGAGCCAGCCGGAACGCGGCGACGGCGCGCAACGCATCCGCCGCCGGCATCACGTCGAGGTCGCCGAACGGGGTTCCGGGGCGCGGGTCGAAGAAGTTCAGCGGCACCTCGTCGGGCCCCAGGGCCGTCAGGTCCGCCGCGAACTCCGCCCGCTGCTCGAGGGTCTCGCCCATCCCGAGGATCCCGCCGCAGCACACCTCCATCCCCGCGTCGGCCACCATGCGCAGGGTCTGCTCCCGTTCCTCCCACGTGTGGGTGGTGACGACCTGCGGAAAGTACGACCGCGCCGTCTCCAGATTGTGGTTGTAGCGGTGCACGCCCATGGCTGCGAGCTCGTCGACCTGCTCCTGCGTGAGCATGCCCAGCGAACACGCGATCTGGATGTCCACCTCGTCCCGGATCGCCTCGATTCCGGCCGCCACCTGCGCCATGAGCCGCTCGTCGGGCCCGCGCACCGCGGCGACGATGCAGAATTCGGTGGCGCCGCTCTTCGCCGTCTGCTTCGCGGCCTCCACCAGGCTCGGGATGTCCAGGCGGGCCGCACGCACGGGCGAGGCGAAGAGCCCCGACTGCGAACAGAAATGGCAGTCCTCGGGGCAGCCGCCGGTCTTAAGGCTGATGATGCCCTCCACCTCGACTTCCGGCCCGGCCCACTTCAGGCGCACCTCGTGGGCCAGCTCCAGCGCCTCGTCGAGGCGTTCGTCCGGAAGCTGCAGCACACGCAGCACCTGGCCCCGGTCCAGCGGTTCGCCGTCGCCGAGCACCTGCGCGCGGGCAACGGCAAGGATGCCGCCGTCGGCGCGGTCCGGGGCGTGCACAGGGGCCGCCGTCGCTTCGGTCACGAAGTCTCCTCAGGTCGTCGCGTGGTCGATCACCGCCGGGCGTCCGTCGCACCCACGGCTACTTGAACGCTGTACAAGTTGTACGTCGTTCAAGTTAGGGCGCGGATGGGTAGGGTGTCAAAGGGCCCGGTCCGCGACACTCAAGGAGGCAATCCATGCAGCTGCGCCGCCACGACGTGCTCGCGGGCGCCATCGCGATTCTCGACGAGTACGGCCTGGCCGACCTCACGATGCGCCGTCTCGCGTCGTCACTGGGCGTGCAGCCGGGCGCGCTGTACTGGCACTTCCCCAACAAGCAGACGCTGCTGGCGGCCATCACCGACGAGATCCTGGCGGCAGCGGCGGCCCCGCGATCACCGACGGAGCAGTCACCGGCAGGAGCCGGTGCCGAGTGGGACGATGCCCTCGCCGCGCTCGCCCGCCGGATGCGCGACGCACTCCTGTCGCACCGCGATGGCGCGGAGGTCGCCTCCGCCTCCTACGCCGCACGCCTGGCTTCGGACGCACCGCAGGCGGCGCTGGCCGCCGAGTGCATCGACGGCGGCCTCCCCGCTCCTGAGGCCGCGATGGCCGCCCGCGCGCTGTTCTCCTACATCCTCGGGCAGACCATGGACGAACAGTCGCGCATACAGATGGATTCGCACGGGGCGCTGGAGGAAACGGCTTCGCCGTTGTTCGAGTCCCCCACCGCCGCCGAGGGTTTCGAGTACGGATTGGGTTTGTTCATCGGCGGCGTCCGCACACTCCCCGCCGCGCGCGATCTGCGGTTATCCTGAATCGGACGCCCGCCCGAGGCCGCCGTGACGCGCGGCCCTGCACTCCCCGTGGAGCACCCTGTGGCACCGATGATCGAAGCCCATGACCTGGTGAAGAAATACCGCGACGTGACAGCGCTCGACGGACTGGATTTGGCGGTCCCCGAAGGCACCGTCCTGGGCCTCCTGGGACCCAACGGCGCCGGCAAAACCACCGCGGTGCGCATCATCTCCACCCTGCTCATCCCCGATTCCGGCACGGTGCGCCTCGCCGGCGTGGACGTCCTCGCCGAGCCCGACGCCGCCCGCGCGCGCCTGGGGCTGTCCGGCCAGTACGCCGCCGTGGACGAGCACCTCACCGGCTTCGAGAACCTCGAGATGGTGGGGCGCCTCTACGGCTTCCGCCGCAGACAGGCCCGTGCCCGCGCCCGCGAGCTGCTCGCCCAGTTCTCGCTCTCGGACGCCGCCGACCGCCCCTCCAAGACGTACTCCGGCGGCATGCGCCGGCGCCTCGACCTGGCCGGCGCCCTGGTGGCCGCACCCCCGGTCCTGGTCCTCGACGAGCCCACCACGGGCCTCGACCCGCGCAGCCGCAACGAGATGTGGTCGGTGATCCGCTCCCTCGTCGCCGA is a window from the Tomitella gaofuii genome containing:
- the hisD gene encoding histidinol dehydrogenase encodes the protein MPARVQLARLDLRGATPSRARLRSELPRGGVDVDAVLHRVQPVVDDVRERGSAAALDLSEKFDGVRPGTIRVPRAQLDKALADLDPAVRDALETSIARARTVHAAQRRTDVTTEVVPGGTVTERWVPVERVGLYVPGGNAVYPSSVVMNVVPAQEAGVGSLVVCSPPQAQFDGLPHPTVLAAAAMLGVDEVWAVGGAQAVALLTYGGTDTATVDGTDDLAPVDMITGPGNIYVTAAKRLCRGVVGIDAEAGPTEIAVLADDTADPVHVAADLISQAEHDVMAASVLVTTSAGLADTVDDAVNAQLATTRHDERVATALSGRQSGIVLVDDVEQGLTVVDAYAAEHLEIQTRDARAVAARVRSAGAIFVGPWAPVSLGDYCAGSNHVLPTAGCARHSSGLSVQTFLRGIHVVDYSEQALADVRHQVIALANAEDLPAHGEAVRLRFAPPSPRN
- the nadC gene encoding carboxylating nicotinate-nucleotide diphosphorylase, whose protein sequence is MTTQDADARAAEHGYDVEATRTLIRVALDEDLRYGPDVTTDATIPADARGEAAVVSREHGVVAGVGVALLVLDEVLGPDGYRVLARAEDGTAVAPGTEVLRLDAPTRGMLTAERTMLNLLCHLSGIASETARWVAAVEGTECRIRDSRKTLPGLRDLQKYAVRVGGGVNHRMGLGDQALIKDNHVAAAGSVVDALQAVRAAAPGVACEVEVDTLEQLDAVLAERAELVLLDNFPVWQTQIAVQRRDGASPETRLESSGGLAIEAAADYARTGVDYLAVGALTHSVRVLDLGLDM
- a CDS encoding L-aspartate oxidase: MTGAGRAVGPAVPTVEWEAHADLVVVGGGAAGLSAARAAARRGLAVLVLQKGVPPQRGTDASADTSTAFAQGGVAVARAGHDTPDAHADDTCDAGAGLCDRAAVESIVADGPRVLTWLVESGAEFDRAPDGDYAATREGGHRVRRILHAHGDATGAEVQRALDAACGAGEPGIARVTGATVLRVCTDHRGVTGVLVVTADGHGVVHAPSVLLATGGLGRLFSVSTNPAAATGDGIALALDAGAQAADLEFVQFHPTALYVPGAQGRSPLVSEAVRGEGGVLVDARGRSVTDGVHPMGDLAPRDVIARAIAARMRETGAAHVFLDARAVEGFAARFPTVTAACRRIGVDPTADRIPVAPAAHFSCGGVVTDVHGRTGVPGLFAAGEVARTGLHGGNRLASNSLLEGLVVGERAGLAAVGRAAMNPEVLDAAFRLAPAAPRGRVQEMMTAHCSVTRSADGLAAAAAGITTAARPAIVRTRSGAEDAALTIAAAAVLTAAELRTETRGCHTRDDHPAARPEWARSIVFEQGEGAMPRPVLPDSPTGGPAMEFRLETAGADR
- the nadA gene encoding quinolinate synthase NadA; translated protein: MTTTLTQPVRLESELAARIVDGPGGYTGVEAGPEWAAEVRRLAKLRNATILAHNYQLPAIQDIADHVGDSLALARAAAAAPEQTIVFCGVHFMAESAKILSPEKTVLIPDERAGCSLADSITGADLREWKAEHPDAVVVSYVNTTAEVKALTDICCTSSNAVDVVESIDPDREVLFLPDQFLGAHVKRVTGRDNIHIWAGECHVHAGINGDELTAQVEASPDAELFVHPECGCATSALYLAGEGTVPEERVKILSTGGMLDQASQTAAKKVLVATEVGMLYQLRKAAPEVDFQPVNDRAACPYMKMITPAALLRSLAAGADEVHVDEQTADAARRSVERMIEHGNPGSGE
- a CDS encoding NUDIX hydrolase — protein: MPHDSTMQHEVLVAVFQKRGDELCVLLWQRALAPESGTWSLPGGALGADEDLPASATRQLAEKVDVQELAHLEQLSVFSDPHRVPGPRTIASTFLGLIPYPSDPHLPPDTRWHPVSDLPQTSFDHGVVLRHARRRLAAKLSYTNIAFALAAEEFTMSALRDLYTCAIGHAVDTTNLQRILRRRGVITPTGRTAPPGRAGGRPAALFRFTESRLRVTDEFAVLRPPV
- a CDS encoding DUF2567 domain-containing protein, with translation MRTFSPARGATLVGIGCALAGVLGGVVWGLLAPGRTQVVAHGGLLLSVDMSANHEFDALAIFVWISVVVGVVTGAAAWAWRSIRGPLTAVAVIVGGVAGAWLAAGMGDLIAQNRFDWPGASALDSMVGQVVVQAPSVELWIALVMQPLAAGLVYLVAVLLAPDADLGSGGAQPVTPTGDGSESGAGPGPARSVADHGCGGSSITP